The Synechococcus sp. RS9909 genomic interval CTGCAGGGCGGATTTGCTGTTGCCCCGATGCGGATCGGCGAGAACGGCGGCGCTGGTTGGCTGCCAATAGGGCGTCAGCCAGGCCTGCACCGCCTGCAGCCCCCCGATGGCATAGATCGCGCCGATCAGCGCTTCACTGAGTTCGGCGCGCAGGGTGGCGTGGCCGGCGACATCACCGCTGGCCATCGCACCGATCTGCCACCAGCGTGCGATGCCGATCTGCTCTCCCAACTGGGCCAGCCATTGATCGCTCACCAGCTGGGCGCGCAGGGCGGACCGTTCCCCCATCGGCAGCTGGGGCTGGGTGCTGGCAATGAACTCGGTGGCGGCCAGGCGCAGCACCGCATCGCCGAGAAATTCCAGCTGCTCGTGATGGGGATGCAGGCCGCTGGAGGTGTGGGTGAGCGCTTCATTGAGCTGGGCAAGCTCGTCGTCCTTGAGCGGCAGCGGCGGGCTAAGGCCGAGTTGCTGCCAGAGCTGCTCCAATTGCTCGCGACGGGCGGCATCGATTGGCGATGGTCGGGGCACTGCCATGGCGCAGGCGCGGCATTTCCCATGATTGCCTTCGAAGACCATTGGGGCCGGTTCTGGTGGAAGACGTTGTTGCTGTGTGCACTCTTTGGCCATGACCTATTGGCTCAGCAAGATCCTGCCCCTGGCCCTGCTGCCCCTGGGGCTCAGCCTGATGCTGTTGCTGCTGGGGTTGTCGATGCGCTGGCGCTGGCCCCTGATCGGTGCCCTTGCCCTGCTCTGGTTCTTTTCGCTTGGTCTGGTGAGTCAGGTGCTCTGGCGTTGGTTGGAAGCGCCCTGGCAGCGCTTGCCTGCGGCTGCAGCCCCAACGGCCGATGCGATTGTGGTGCTCAGTGGCGGCCGCCACCCCGCCCCCGGTGCCGCCCGGGTGAGAGAGTGGGAGGACCCCGATCGCTTCCTGGCTGGCCTCGATCTCTACCGCGCCGGCAAGGCGCCGCGGCTTCTGTTCACCGGCGGTGCCAGCCCCTTCCGGCCCGGTCAGCCACCGGAAGGTCAGCGCTATCTCGCCGAAGCGGAGCAGCTGGGTATTCCTTCCGAGGCCATGGCCAGCACGCCGGTGGTGGTGAACACCGCCGAGGAAGCGGTGGCGATTCGGCGGCTGCTCCAGGCTCCCTCCGCCAGAATCCTTCTGGTCACCAGTGCGTTCCATATGCGCCGGGCCCAGCGGCTGTTCGAGCGGCAGGGGCTGGAGGTGAAGCCGTTTCCGGTGGATTTTCAAACCCGTGGGGCCTGGGCCGGCTCCCTGTGGCGGGATCCCAGCCAGTGGCTGCCAACAGCTCAGGCTCTCGATCACAGTTCCCGCGCTCTGCGCGAGTTGTTGGGGCGACTGGTCTATCGAGCTTGGTGAAGAGTCACTGAGCCAAGGGGGTGAAAGCAGGACATAAGCCGGGTTCTGTTCTCCCTTCCGGGGAAGGGGGGTGGTCATCTATCTGGGATCGCCGTTACCGACGACCTCGAGCGGCACGTTGTTGGCGGAACGGGGCTGATGGCCAACCGTCGTTCCTGGGCCTTGCTCCCGGCCGGGGTTTACCGAGCCAGCACCTCTCGATGCTGCTGGTGCGCTCTTACCGCACCTTTGCACCCTTGCCTGTGCCGGCGAGCCGGCCATCGGCGGTGTGTTTCTGTGGCACTCTCCTCACGGTCACCCGCACTGGGCGTTACCCAGCAAGCCTGGCCATCGGGGAGCCCGGACTTTCCTCAACCGAGCCCATCGCCCCGTGGGACGACGCCTCGATCGCGACCACCTCGCCTGCTTTCAAACCCCATAATGGCCATTGAGGGGCTGTAGCTCAGCCGGATAGAGCGACGGTTTCCTAAACCGTAGGTCGTGGGTTCGAGTCCCGCCAGCCCCGTAGTCGACACTACATTTGGTGGGGTGGTCAGATCGTGCACCCCCGCTAGCGTTGCGCCAGTGAACCCGGTGCCATGACCCAGCTTCACGATCTGCGGCTGAGGCTCCTTGTTCAGCAGGAAAGCGAGCGCATCGCCGACTCCCAGCCCACCGATCTCGACCTCTCGGTGGTGCAGGCCCGCTGCCTCTGCTGGTTGGCCCTGCTGGCCGAAGCGCACGAAGACCAGGCCAGCGATGCCGAGCGTCGTGGCGACACCGAGCAGGCGATGGGCTGGTTTGCCGATTCCATGCGCCTCCGCGATGTGATTCAGGTGGTGAGTTCGATCGAAATTCCCCTCCCGGGTGCTGTCGATGACAGTGCCGATGGTCCTGATTCAGAGGGCGGAGATCAGGGTTTTTCGGGGGATTTTTCGGGAGAACCGCCCCTGGCAGCGTGATCAGGTGCCATAGTGGAAATTGATCTAGAGGGTCTGCGGTGCCTGAAGAGCCCTGTCAATGCCCTGACTGCCAACGCTTCTACCGGGAGCACGACCGTCTGATCCGTGAATGCCCCACCCTGCGTCAGCAGCAGGAACTTTCTTGGGCCGCTCTGCAGGCGTTCCGCACCCTGTCGGGGCGTGTGCTGGAAGACCTGCAGAAGCAGCACGGCGCCCGCACTTCCGAATCTCAGGCCCACGCCACCCCTGTGGGCGGCACTGAGGAGCCGGCCGACGCGATTCAGCAGGCGATGGCCGATCTGGAAAACATCAATGCCCACCTCTTCTCGATCGAGGCCTTGATGGAGCGCATCTTTGATGTGCGTGTGCCCGACGACATCGAGCAGAAGTTCCGCGAGCTGGCCGGTGAACTTGCCCCTGATCCGCTCAATGCTGATCGGTTGCGTCTCAACCGCCTGCTCCATCAGACCCCCGACCTGCCCGATCGCGGCTGACGATCAGCAGCTCGCTCTCTCACTGGCTTGACTGCTCACTGGCTCACCCGTTCACTGAGGCGGGCGATCATTCCCTCTTCATCGGCGGGCACCACCTGAATCTCCAGATCGGGGATCCAGGAGAGCGCATCGGCCAGTTCCTGTCTTAGCGCCCCATCGTGTTCGCCGATGCCGCCCGTGAGCGCGAGCACGTCGACGCCGCCCAGGCTTGCGGCCATGGCGCCGAGTTCCTGCAGCAATCGGTGGCGGAACACCGCCAGCGCCAGTGATGCACCGGCATGGCCAGCGGCGGCCTGCTCACGGATCTCGCGCATGTCGCCGCTCAGCCCTGAGAGGCCCTTGAGGCCGGCCCGTTTCTGCAGCAGCTCCGCCAGTTCCGCCTCGCTGAAGCCTTCTCGCATCAACTCCAGCAGCACGCCGGGGTCGACGCTGCCGCTGCGGGTGGCCATCACCAGCCCCTCCAGCGGCGTGTAGCCCATGGTGGTGTCGATGCAGCGGCCGCCGCGCACCGCCGCCAACGACGCCCCCGCCCCAAGATGGGCGCTGATCAGGCGCAGCTGACTGGAATCACGGCCCTGGGCCTGCCACTGCGCGGCCACGGTTTCCGCCACGTGCTGATGGTTGAGGCCATGAAAGCCGAAGCGTCGCAGCCCCCGGGCGCGCAGTTCTGCCGGCAGCGCGTAGGTGCGGGCCGCTTCCGGCAGGGTGCTGTGGAAAGCGGTGTCGAAACAGGCCCACTGCGGCAGCTCCGGCGCCCAGGCCCGGGCCCAGGCGATGCCCGTCAGGGCCGGCGGATTGTGCAGCGGTGCCAGCGGGATCAGCGTTTGCAGCTCCTGCTCCACCGCCGCATCGATCCGGGTGGGGGCGATGAAGCGTTCACCGCCATGCACCACGCGGTGGCCGATGCGCACCAGCGCCTGGCGATGGTCGGCCAGGGCCGGCGCCAGCCAGTCGTCCAGCACGCTATGGAGCTCCTCCCCGTGAGCCAGGCTGCGCCCCCGGTGCCAGCAGGCCAGCCCACCCTGTTCGAGCAGGGCGGCCTTGAGGCTGGAGCTGCCCAGGTTGATCACCAGGGTGAGCGGAGCCATCAGCGCACGTCGCAGGTGATCTCCACGTTCAGGGGCTGCACGTTCCAGATCGACTCGCAATACTCCCGGATCGAGCGATCGGAGGAGAAGAAGCCGGTGCGGGCCGTGTTCAGCAGCGACATCCGGTTCCAGTGCTGGCGATCGTGCCAGGCGCGGCTCACCGCGTCCTGGGCGCGCAGGTAATCGGCGAAATCCGCCATCACGAAGAAGGGATCGCTGCCGGTGAGGTTGTCGAGCAATGGCCGGAACAGGTCGCTGTCGCCATTGCTGAAGTGACCGATCTCCACCAGGCGGATCGCTTCGGCGAGTTCGGGCAGCGACTGGATCACCTCCCAGGGGCGGTAGCCGCTGTGCTTGAGGGCGCCGATCTCCTCCACCGTTTTGCCGAACAGGAAGAAGTTCTCACCGCCCACCCGCTCGCGGATCTCCACATTGGCGCCATCGAGGGTGCCGATGGTGAGGGCCCCGTTCATGGCGAACTTCATGTTGCCCGTGCCGGAGGCCTCCTTGCCGGCGGTGGAGATCTGCTCCGACAGGTCGGAAGCGGGATAGACCTGCTCGCCCAGCTTCACGTTGTAGTCGGGCAGGAACACCACCCGCAGGCGACCATCCATGTCGGGGTCGGCATTCACCGTTTCGGCGATGCCGTTGATGAAGCGGATGATCAGCTTGGCCATGTAATACCCCGGGGCGGCCTTGCCGCCGAAGATCACCGTGCGCGGCGCCATGCCATCGGCCTGGCCGTTCTTGATCCGCAGGTACTGGGTGATCACCTGCAGGGCATTGAGGTGCTGGCGCTTGTATTCGTGGATGCGCTTCACCTGCACATCGAACAGGCTGGCGGGATCCACCAGCACACCGGTGTGGCGGTGGATGTAACCCGACAGTTTGCGCTTCACCGACAGCTTGGTGGCGCCCCAGTGCTCGAGGAAGCCGGAATCGTGCTGCCGCTCCTCCAGCCGGCGCAGCTGCTCCATGTCGGTGATCCACCCTTCGCCGATGTGCTCATCGAGCAGGGTGGCCAGCTCGGGGTTGGCCAAGGCCACCCAGCGCCGGGGGGTGACGCCGTTGGTCACGTTGGTGAACTT includes:
- a CDS encoding acetate/propionate family kinase, giving the protein MAPLTLVINLGSSSLKAALLEQGGLACWHRGRSLAHGEELHSVLDDWLAPALADHRQALVRIGHRVVHGGERFIAPTRIDAAVEQELQTLIPLAPLHNPPALTGIAWARAWAPELPQWACFDTAFHSTLPEAARTYALPAELRARGLRRFGFHGLNHQHVAETVAAQWQAQGRDSSQLRLISAHLGAGASLAAVRGGRCIDTTMGYTPLEGLVMATRSGSVDPGVLLELMREGFSEAELAELLQKRAGLKGLSGLSGDMREIREQAAAGHAGASLALAVFRHRLLQELGAMAASLGGVDVLALTGGIGEHDGALRQELADALSWIPDLEIQVVPADEEGMIARLSERVSQ
- a CDS encoding ribonuclease III family protein gives rise to the protein MAVPRPSPIDAARREQLEQLWQQLGLSPPLPLKDDELAQLNEALTHTSSGLHPHHEQLEFLGDAVLRLAATEFIASTQPQLPMGERSALRAQLVSDQWLAQLGEQIGIARWWQIGAMASGDVAGHATLRAELSEALIGAIYAIGGLQAVQAWLTPYWQPTSAAVLADPHRGNSKSALQEWSQGQALGLPAYDTREASRRHGDPRRFHCRVSLPDLLAEGWGGSRREAEQHAAAALLAEIKASNGDRA
- a CDS encoding YdcF family protein, which encodes MTYWLSKILPLALLPLGLSLMLLLLGLSMRWRWPLIGALALLWFFSLGLVSQVLWRWLEAPWQRLPAAAAPTADAIVVLSGGRHPAPGAARVREWEDPDRFLAGLDLYRAGKAPRLLFTGGASPFRPGQPPEGQRYLAEAEQLGIPSEAMASTPVVVNTAEEAVAIRRLLQAPSARILLVTSAFHMRRAQRLFERQGLEVKPFPVDFQTRGAWAGSLWRDPSQWLPTAQALDHSSRALRELLGRLVYRAW